In the genome of Bradyrhizobium sp. CB3481, the window AGCATCTATCCTGACAACGCGACCGACATCGACACGCTGATGCAGCAGGCCGATGCGGCGATGTACAAGGCCAAGCAGGCCGGCCGCTCCACCCATCGCTTCTTCAGCGCCGACATGAACCGCCTCGCCGAGCAGCGGCTCGTGATCAGCGCCGCGCTCCGCCAGGCTATCGCCAATAACGAATTGAGGCTCGCCTATCAGCCGCAGACCCGAACGGTCGACGGCACCCTCTATGGCGTCGAGGCGCTGGCGCGCTGGCATGATTCCGAACTCGGCGAGGTGCCGCCCGCCAAATTCATCCCGCTGGCCGAAGAGGTCGGGCTGATCGAGCAGATCGGGCTGTGGTCGATCCGCGAGGCATGCCGGCAAATGGCCGCCTGGCGTAGCGCCGGACTGGATGTGCCTTGCGTGGCGGTCAACCTATCGCCGCTGAACTTCCAGAACGCGAAGCTCGCCGACGTCGTCGCCGAGACCATCAAGGCCCACGGCCTGCCGCCCGAAGCCTTGATGCTCGAGATCACCGAGGGCGTGCTGGCGAACGAGCGCTCGGCGGCGATCGAGACCATGAATGAGATCCGCAAGCTCGGCGTCGGCCTGTCGCTGGACGATTTCGGCACCGGCTACTCGAGCCTGAGCCGGCTGGCGCATCTGCCGATCCGCGAATTGAAGATCGATCGCAGCTTCATGCGCGATATCGAGCGCGACGCCAGCGCGCTCGCGATCGCCACGGCCGTGGTGCGCGTCGGGCAGAGCCTGAACATGGCCGTGGTCGCCGAGGGCGTCGAGACCGAGGGGCAGCGCAAGCTGCTCGCTACCCTCGGATGCGACGTCGTGCAGGGCCATCTCTATGCGCGCGCGATGTCGCCCGAAGCGTTCGAGCGATGGCTGATCGATCACGTCGCCGCACAGGCGCGGATGATGCGCAGGAACGTCGATGAGGCCCGTTCGCAGCCGACGCCGTCATTGTTGATCGCGTCGACCGGTGGTTAGGAAGCGGTCTTATCCTCCCCTGGAGGGGGAGGATCGGTTCGCATGAAATGCGAACCGAGGTGGGGTGACGGTCTCTCCGCCTCCGACAGTGCCCGAGTGGAGAGATCACCCCACCCCGTCTCATCTTCTTCGCTCAACATGAGCCGACCCTTCCCCTCCAGGGGAGGGTGGAAAAAAGTCGGCCCCGCGAGTCAGGGCCGACTCCAATTCGTTGATGAACCGAGAGGTTGCCATCCCTCACTTCGCCGGAACGTACTTCCCGTCCTTCACCGTCAGGATGATGCGCGAGCGGTCGTCGAGGCCGTAGCGATCCTTTTCGGTGAAGTTGTAGACGCCCTGGCTGGCGGCGATTTCCTTTTCCGACATCAGCGCCTGGCGGATCGCCTCGCGGAATTCCTGCGTGCCGGGCTTTGCGGTCTTGAGCGCCACCGGGATCACGCGCTTGAGCACCTCGAAGGCATCAAAGGAATGGCCGGCGAACTGGCTGCGGCTGTTGGCGCCATACTTGGCTTCATAGGCGGTGTTGAGCGCAAGTCCCGGCTTCTTGGTCAGCGCACTATCCGGCTGCGATTCCGGCGACATCACCGGGCCTGAGGACATGATTACGCCTTCCGCCGCGGGACCTGCGATGCGGATGAAGTCCATGCTGGCGGCGCCGTGGGTCTGGTAGATCAGGCCCTTGTAGCCGCGGTCGCGCAGGGTGCTCTGCGGCAACGCTGCAGCGGTGCCGGAGGCGCCGACGAGAATGGCGTCAGGATTGGCTGCGAGCAGCTTGAGAACCTGGCCCGTCACCGACGTATCGGTGCGTGCGAAGCGCTCCTCGGTCGCCAGGGTCATGCCCATCGGCACGGCCTGTGCCTTGAAGTCGTTGGCCCAGAGATCGCCGTAGGAATCGGAGTAGCCGATGTAGCCGACGGTCTTGATGCCATGCGCCTTCATGTGCTCGTACAGCACCTTGCCCATGATCGGAATCGGCTGCGGCATCGCGACCGACCACTTCATGCGCGCTTCGTTGATCGGCAGCGGCGCGAGGGCGAAATGCGGAATCCCCGCCTCGTTCGCAACGGTCGAGACTGCAATGGTGGGCGGCGTCGTCGACGAGCCCATGATGATGTCGGCCTTGGATTCCGTCACGAACCGCCGCGCATTGGTCGTCGCTGCGGTCGGGTCGCCGCCGTCGTCGAGCACGATAACCTTGATGGGAACGCCGCCGATCTCCTTCGGCACGAACTCGAGCGCGTTGCGTTCGGGAATGCCGAGTGCCGCCGCAGGGCCGGTCGTGACGATGCTGATGCCGATGGTGATTTCGTTGGTCTGCGCCGCGGCCGGCGAGCCCGGCAGCGCGAGGGCAGCAACGATGGCCGCCGCGGACAGAAGAGCCTTCTTCATTCATTCCTCCCTTGATTTTCTCTTTATCGTGTAAAGCAAAAACAGACGCGCAATTCAGCCCCTTCTTTAGGTCATGCGGCAGACCTCGTCACCCCGCATAAAACGCTCGATGATCTCCGGCGGCATTGGCGCGGACTTCAGCTTCGCGGGATCGTCCGGATGCTTGCCTACCAGCACTCGGGTCTCGAACGCCTCGATCGCCAAGGCATCGCCCTTGAAGACATTGTGGACCACCTCGAAGCTGGAGCGCTTGAAACTCTCGATTCGGCTTTCGATTCTGATCCAGTCGCCATGGGTCGAGGGAATGTGGAATTTCGCCCGCGTGTCCACCATGGGTATGCCGACCAGACCATATTTGTGGATGATGTCCTGTTTCGAGAAGCCGGCAGCTTCGAACATGATCGAGGTCGAATCGTCAAACATCGCGAAGTAGCGCGGGTAGTAAACGATGTTGGCGGGGTCGCAATCACCCCATTGTATCTGCACATCCCGCTTGTTGACGAACATGGACTATCCTCGACCAGGCATCATGCGCTAGCGCGGCGCCATGCGAAGCGCGGCATCGAGCCGCACCACTTCGCCGTTCAGGTAGGGGTTGTCGATCATGTGCAGCGCCAGCGAGGCGAACTCTTCGGCCTGGCCGAGCCGGCGCGGGAACGGAATCGACGCAGCTAGCGAGTCCTGCGCTTCCTGCGGCAGGTTGGCGAGCAGCGGCGTGAGGAACAGCCCGGGTGCGATCGTCAGCACGCGGATGCCGAACTGCGCCAGTTCGCGCGCGATCGGCAGCGTCATAGCGACGATGCCGCCCTTCGAAGCCGAATAGGCGGATTGACCGATCTGGCCCTCATAGGCGGCAACGGAAGCGGTGGAGACGACGACGCCGCGCTCGCCGGTCGCCAGCGGCTCGAGCTTCGACATCGCTGATGTCGCCAGCCGCAGCATGTTGAAGGAGCCGATCAGGTTGACCTTGATCACCTTCTCGAAATCGCCGAGCGCCATCGGCCCTTCCTTGCCGATCACGCGCTTGGCAACACCAATGCCGGCGCAGTTCACCAGCACGCGCGCCGGACCATGCGCCGCCGCGGCTTTCGCAATCGCCGCCTCCGCCGAAGCCGCATCCGAGACGTCGGCGACCACGGCGACGCCGCCGATCTCAGCCGCAACCGCCTCGGCGAGGTTGGCATTGAGATCGCAGACGGCAACCTTGGCACCCTGCGCCGCGAGCCGGCGCGCGGTCGCCGCACCCAATCCCGATGCACCCCCGGTG includes:
- a CDS encoding SDR family NAD(P)-dependent oxidoreductase; this translates as MQLKDQAAIVTGGASGLGAATARRLAAQGAKVAVCDLNANLAEAVAAEIGGVAVVADVSDAASAEAAIAKAAAAHGPARVLVNCAGIGVAKRVIGKEGPMALGDFEKVIKVNLIGSFNMLRLATSAMSKLEPLATGERGVVVSTASVAAYEGQIGQSAYSASKGGIVAMTLPIARELAQFGIRVLTIAPGLFLTPLLANLPQEAQDSLAASIPFPRRLGQAEEFASLALHMIDNPYLNGEVVRLDAALRMAPR
- a CDS encoding ABC transporter substrate-binding protein produces the protein MKKALLSAAAIVAALALPGSPAAAQTNEITIGISIVTTGPAAALGIPERNALEFVPKEIGGVPIKVIVLDDGGDPTAATTNARRFVTESKADIIMGSSTTPPTIAVSTVANEAGIPHFALAPLPINEARMKWSVAMPQPIPIMGKVLYEHMKAHGIKTVGYIGYSDSYGDLWANDFKAQAVPMGMTLATEERFARTDTSVTGQVLKLLAANPDAILVGASGTAAALPQSTLRDRGYKGLIYQTHGAASMDFIRIAGPAAEGVIMSSGPVMSPESQPDSALTKKPGLALNTAYEAKYGANSRSQFAGHSFDAFEVLKRVIPVALKTAKPGTQEFREAIRQALMSEKEIAASQGVYNFTEKDRYGLDDRSRIILTVKDGKYVPAK
- a CDS encoding thioesterase family protein, whose product is MFVNKRDVQIQWGDCDPANIVYYPRYFAMFDDSTSIMFEAAGFSKQDIIHKYGLVGIPMVDTRAKFHIPSTHGDWIRIESRIESFKRSSFEVVHNVFKGDALAIEAFETRVLVGKHPDDPAKLKSAPMPPEIIERFMRGDEVCRMT